A region of Plutella xylostella chromosome 29, ilPluXylo3.1, whole genome shotgun sequence DNA encodes the following proteins:
- the LOC119692503 gene encoding uncharacterized protein LOC119692503 isoform X2 → MPDQVGMESITLIPGEVLKIIPIFNGDKRILNLFLAKSEYIIERFRGNEAQDTYIMHAITSRLAGDAAALVSERQDIMHWDNFKELLVQHFGDPRNEECIAIELETLKINPNESYLDFCNRIQSVRSILISKVNRIEDANIKNSKIAIYTNTSLNVFLYNLPENMVRIVRLKAPATLEKALEIVLEEVNFHDQYVMRNKMTLPSSMVKSQNTLVTTPTQKLDAKLISYGQLQPTGLRPILPTGYTPRFNNSMAVQSFNNQPYGYRPQLGNSNPQIGYRPPQPQFGYKPPQFGYKPPQFGYKPPQFGYRPQFGMTTAQKFGNNNPQQIGYKPTVPTWNKPAAAPQHVYSNDVSMRTAPQRPNQGFKLNELCLYEEDQYQPNYYNPEQYVYLDDVPAEQVHHPDIEGGVWSP, encoded by the exons atgccTGATCAGGTAGGCATGGAGAGTATAACGCTCATTCCGGGCGAAGTACTAAAGATCATACCCATCTTTAATGGGGATAAACgcatattaaatttgtttttggcTAAAAGCGAATATATTATAGAAAGATTTAGAGGTAATGAGGCCCAAGACACATATATCATGCATGCTATAACCAGTAGACTAGCAGGTGATGCTGCTGCCCTTGTAAGTGAGAGGCAGGATATTATGCACTGGGATAATTTTAAGGAATTACTCGTGCAACATTTTGGAGACCCGCGAAACGAAGAGTGTATTGCCATAGAATTagaaactctcaaaattaatCCTAACGAAAGCTATCTTGATTTTTGCAACAGGATCCAGTCAGTGCGttctattttaatttcaaaggtAAATAGAATCGAAGACGCgaacataaaaaatagtaaaattgCTATTTACACCAATACGTCACTCAACGTATTTTTGTATAATCTCCCCGAAAATATGGTGCGCATTGTTCGCCTTAAAGCCCCCGCTACTTTGGAAAAAGCATTGGAAATTGTATTGGAGGAGGTCAATTTCCACGATCAGTATGTTATGCGTAATAAAATGACTCTTCCTAGCTCTATGGTAAAGTCTCAGAACACACTAGTAACAACGCCCACACAAAAACTCGACGCAAAGCTTATCAGTTATGGCCAACTCCAGCCAACCGGCCTTAGACCGATATTACCCACCGGTTACACCCCTCGATTTAATAATAGTATGGCAGTCCAATCATTTAATAATCAACCCTATGGCTACAGGCCGCAGTTAGGGAACAGCAATCCACAAATTGGGTATAGGCCACCACAGCCACAATTTGGCTACAAGCCTCCGCAATTCGGATACAAACCCCCGCAGTTCGGATACAAACCCCCGCAGTTCGGCTATAGACCACAGTTTGGTATGACAACTGCACAAAAATTCGGAAATAATAATCCTCAACAAATTGGGTACAAACCCACAGTCCCTACTTGGAACAAGCCCGCGGCCGCACCACAGCATGTTTATTCAAACGATGTGTCGATGAGAACCGCACCTCAGAGACCTAACCagggttttaaattaaatgaactGTGCCTCTACGAAGAGGACCAATACCAACCAAATTATTACAACCCGGAGCAGTACGTCTACCTAGACGATGTACCTGCAGAACAAGTACATCATCCAGATATCGAAG GTGGTGTCTGGTCACCCTGA